From one Lactiplantibacillus paraplantarum genomic stretch:
- a CDS encoding glucose-1-phosphate adenylyltransferase — MQDDMLGIILAGGQGTRLGKLTKDTAKPAVPFGGRYRIIDFTLSNCANSGINTVGVITQYQPLELNAHIGSGASWGFDSLNGGVTVLQPYSSSEGEKFFQGTAHAIYQNIEYIDQQDPKYLLVLSGDHIYKMDYDAMLKYHQEKKASLTVGVIHVTNEEAKRFGMMNTDATDRIIEFEEKPAHPKSDKASMGIYIFNWPTLRAYLVKSYATDKSLEDFGKNVIPSYLANNESVYAYAFKGYWRDVGTIKSLWQANMEFLSPHNRLNIGDRYWRIYSKAEVLPPMFLTETSQVNNAMVVDSCYVAGEIDHSILSQRVSVGMGSRVIDSMIMPGATVGKNVVIDHALIGEDAVIGDDAQIIGTADKIAVVGYHETMGVEQP, encoded by the coding sequence ATGCAAGATGACATGTTAGGCATTATTTTAGCGGGTGGTCAGGGAACCCGTTTAGGTAAACTAACCAAGGATACGGCCAAACCCGCTGTACCGTTTGGCGGTCGTTACCGAATTATTGATTTTACACTCAGTAATTGTGCCAATTCAGGGATTAACACTGTTGGCGTGATTACCCAATATCAGCCACTGGAACTCAATGCACATATTGGCAGTGGTGCCAGCTGGGGATTTGATAGTTTGAATGGTGGCGTCACGGTGTTACAACCCTATTCATCTAGTGAGGGTGAAAAATTTTTTCAAGGAACTGCGCACGCCATCTATCAGAATATTGAATATATCGATCAACAGGATCCCAAGTATCTGCTAGTCCTGTCGGGAGATCATATCTATAAGATGGACTATGATGCGATGCTGAAATACCATCAGGAGAAGAAAGCCTCGTTGACCGTGGGTGTGATTCACGTGACTAATGAAGAAGCGAAGCGGTTTGGCATGATGAATACTGACGCCACCGATCGAATCATTGAATTTGAAGAAAAGCCGGCGCACCCGAAGAGTGATAAAGCCTCAATGGGTATCTATATTTTTAATTGGCCGACCCTGCGTGCGTACTTAGTTAAGAGCTATGCTACCGATAAGTCACTTGAAGATTTTGGCAAGAATGTTATTCCATCTTATCTAGCGAACAATGAATCCGTCTACGCCTATGCGTTTAAAGGCTATTGGCGAGATGTGGGAACAATCAAGAGTTTATGGCAGGCGAATATGGAGTTTTTGTCGCCCCATAATCGACTAAATATTGGTGATCGCTATTGGCGAATCTATTCAAAGGCAGAAGTGTTGCCACCGATGTTCTTAACGGAAACGAGTCAGGTCAATAATGCGATGGTGGTGGATAGTTGTTACGTTGCGGGTGAAATTGATCATTCAATCTTATCGCAACGAGTGTCAGTCGGAATGGGGAGCCGCGTGATCGATAGTATGATTATGCCGGGAGCCACGGTTGGTAAGAATGTCGTGATCGATCACGCACTGATTGGTGAGGACGCCGTGATTGGTGATGATGCTCAGATTATTGGAACGGCCGATAAGATTGCAGTGGTCGGTTATCACGAAACGATGGGAGTGGAGCAACCATGA
- a CDS encoding glutamate-5-semialdehyde dehydrogenase, producing the protein MTDLEQLGERAQSASYTLGLLATTQKNQVLAAMATALIAHQDEILAANAQDLENPQVPTKFIDRLRLTSERIQDMATGLTQVATLADPIGNVDRAWRNEAGLMIAKERVPLGVIGMIFEARPNVTVDASALCFKTGNAVILRGGKEAIHSNQALVKVLRSTLRAHEIDENAIQLITDTTHATAEKFMQLTDYVDVLIPRGSARLIQTVLAKATVPVIETGAGNCHVYVDKDAQLKMATDIVINGKVQRPSVCNATEKLLIHQDIAADYLPSMIQALRDQGVEVRGDAATQAIVADVVPTTDEDWGTEYNDLIIAVKVVPSEAAAIAHINRYNTQHSEAIVTDNYRAGKVFQQRVNAACVYINASTRFTDGFEFGFGAEIGISTQKLHARGPMGLAELTSYKYIIDGDGQIRQ; encoded by the coding sequence ATGACTGATTTAGAACAGTTAGGAGAACGTGCACAGTCGGCAAGTTATACATTAGGACTGTTGGCAACAACTCAAAAAAACCAGGTGTTAGCCGCAATGGCAACGGCATTAATTGCACATCAAGATGAAATCTTGGCAGCTAATGCACAAGATTTAGAAAATCCACAAGTACCTACGAAATTTATTGATCGGTTAAGGTTGACGTCTGAACGGATTCAGGATATGGCGACTGGATTAACGCAAGTTGCGACTTTAGCGGATCCGATTGGTAACGTTGATCGGGCTTGGCGTAATGAAGCAGGGTTAATGATTGCCAAGGAACGGGTTCCATTGGGTGTCATTGGCATGATTTTTGAAGCGCGGCCCAATGTGACGGTTGACGCTTCTGCGTTATGTTTCAAAACCGGGAATGCCGTGATTTTACGTGGTGGTAAGGAAGCAATTCATTCTAATCAAGCATTAGTCAAAGTTCTACGGTCGACATTACGTGCGCACGAAATTGACGAAAACGCGATTCAGTTAATTACCGATACGACGCACGCAACAGCTGAAAAGTTCATGCAGCTAACAGATTACGTGGATGTCCTCATTCCACGCGGTAGTGCGCGACTAATTCAGACGGTTTTAGCTAAGGCAACGGTCCCGGTTATTGAAACGGGTGCGGGAAATTGTCACGTATATGTGGATAAGGATGCTCAGTTAAAAATGGCAACGGATATAGTGATTAACGGAAAAGTGCAACGCCCGTCTGTCTGCAACGCCACTGAAAAACTGTTGATCCATCAAGATATTGCGGCCGACTATTTACCGTCGATGATCCAAGCGCTTCGTGATCAAGGCGTCGAGGTTCGGGGTGATGCGGCCACACAAGCAATTGTTGCTGATGTGGTTCCAACCACGGATGAAGACTGGGGAACGGAGTATAACGACCTAATTATTGCTGTCAAGGTGGTTCCTTCAGAAGCAGCCGCAATTGCGCATATTAACCGTTATAATACACAACATTCGGAAGCGATTGTCACAGACAATTATCGTGCCGGTAAGGTCTTCCAACAACGGGTAAATGCCGCATGTGTTTATATTAATGCCTCGACGCGGTTTACGGATGGCTTTGAGTTTGGCTTTGGTGCTGAAATCGGCATTTCAACACAGAAACTACATGCTCGTGGTCCGATGGGACTGGCAGAATTAACCTCTTATAAATATATCATTGATGGTGATGGTCAGATTCGCCAGTAA
- the glgB gene encoding 1,4-alpha-glucan branching protein GlgB — protein sequence MVKQSADSNDASYLFNTGVGFNSQDYLGCHLATNGRATFRVWAPHAKAVAVVGDFNDWQPGALKLMGTTGIWQGQVAAVHVGDLYKFQVTTAAGQVQLKIDPFAQQFERKPGDASQVVQPVAMRWHDSLWLARRKKSHAANRPINIYEVHLGSWQRHSDGRYETYSELATALIPYVKQLGYTHIELMPVMEHLLDASWGYQQMGYFAPTSRFGNREAFLSFVDQCHQANIGVLVDWVPGHFIRNYDALYQYDGTPTFEYADPERANNRRWGAWNFDLGKAQVQSFLISSALYWLEQCHLDGLRVDAVSNMLYCDYDEGREGQVNQYGDNRNLEGITFLKKLNTTILARHPDVLMIAEESSAYPQVTGPVTNGGLGFNYKWNMGWMHDTLDFFMMDPLYRHAHFDLLTFAFVYMFDERFILPFSHDEVVHGKRSLMHKMPGDRYNQFANLRTMLAYMVAFPGKQLNFMGSEWGQFLEWRDWSALEWNDLDDSLNYRMQQFTSQLNLVYRHNRPLWEQDHDPAGIIYTHTDDPESSTMSFIRQAKRKYSFVVAAFNFVPVERQQYRIGVPYQGQYELLLNTEAQAFGGTWTKLETKFTAIDEPYRGQPASFTVTLPAMGALLIRPVKVMRGH from the coding sequence TTGGTTAAACAATCTGCTGATAGCAATGATGCAAGTTACTTATTCAATACGGGTGTTGGCTTCAATAGTCAGGATTATCTAGGTTGTCACTTGGCGACAAATGGTCGGGCAACGTTTCGCGTATGGGCGCCCCATGCCAAAGCAGTTGCCGTTGTCGGTGATTTTAATGACTGGCAACCTGGAGCGTTAAAACTAATGGGTACGACGGGAATTTGGCAAGGACAAGTGGCGGCGGTCCACGTTGGCGATCTATATAAATTTCAGGTCACAACAGCGGCCGGACAAGTTCAGTTGAAAATTGATCCATTTGCACAGCAATTTGAACGTAAGCCAGGTGATGCTAGCCAGGTTGTTCAACCCGTGGCGATGCGGTGGCACGATAGTTTATGGTTAGCGCGTCGTAAAAAATCGCACGCGGCCAATCGCCCCATTAATATTTATGAAGTACATTTAGGTTCATGGCAGCGACATTCAGATGGCCGTTATGAGACTTACTCAGAGCTGGCCACAGCCTTAATTCCATATGTCAAGCAGTTAGGATATACCCATATTGAGTTAATGCCTGTGATGGAACATCTATTAGACGCCTCCTGGGGGTATCAACAAATGGGCTATTTTGCACCCACTAGTCGTTTTGGCAATCGGGAGGCTTTTTTAAGTTTCGTTGATCAATGTCATCAAGCTAATATTGGCGTATTAGTTGACTGGGTACCAGGACACTTTATTCGCAATTATGACGCGCTATATCAGTATGACGGGACGCCCACATTTGAGTATGCTGATCCTGAGCGGGCGAACAACCGCCGCTGGGGTGCGTGGAACTTTGATCTTGGTAAAGCTCAGGTCCAAAGCTTTCTGATTTCAAGCGCACTGTATTGGCTTGAACAATGTCACTTAGATGGATTGCGAGTGGATGCCGTCTCTAACATGTTGTACTGCGATTATGACGAAGGGCGTGAAGGGCAGGTTAATCAATATGGGGATAATCGTAACTTAGAAGGTATCACTTTTTTGAAAAAACTGAATACCACTATTTTAGCCCGGCATCCAGATGTCCTAATGATTGCAGAGGAATCATCCGCCTATCCACAAGTTACGGGGCCCGTTACTAATGGGGGGCTTGGTTTTAATTACAAATGGAATATGGGATGGATGCACGATACACTTGATTTTTTCATGATGGACCCGCTATACCGGCATGCTCACTTTGATTTATTGACGTTTGCCTTTGTCTACATGTTTGATGAACGATTCATCTTGCCGTTTTCACATGATGAAGTTGTCCATGGCAAAAGGTCGTTAATGCATAAAATGCCTGGCGATCGGTACAACCAGTTTGCTAACCTCCGAACGATGTTGGCTTACATGGTGGCCTTTCCCGGGAAGCAATTGAATTTTATGGGCTCAGAATGGGGCCAATTCTTAGAATGGCGCGATTGGAGTGCGCTGGAATGGAACGATCTGGACGATTCATTGAACTATCGCATGCAACAGTTTACGAGCCAATTGAACCTGGTGTATCGCCACAATCGACCACTGTGGGAGCAAGATCATGATCCTGCCGGTATTATTTATACCCACACTGATGACCCGGAAAGTTCGACGATGAGTTTTATTCGGCAAGCGAAGCGTAAATACAGTTTTGTCGTGGCGGCTTTTAATTTTGTGCCGGTAGAACGGCAACAGTATCGCATTGGCGTTCCTTATCAGGGTCAATATGAACTGTTACTTAATACGGAAGCTCAAGCTTTCGGTGGGACGTGGACTAAGTTAGAAACGAAATTTACGGCCATTGATGAGCCTTATCGCGGACAACCAGCGAGCTTCACGGTGACTTTACCCGCAATGGGCGCGTTATTAATTCGACCAGTCAAAGTGATGAGGGGGCATTAA
- the dnaB gene encoding replicative DNA helicase codes for MNNDVLDQTPPQNIEAEKAVLGAIFLNSDALVEAMEFVEAQDFYRRAHQIIFASMVTLNDRDEAIDAVTVSDLLTAQNQLDDVGGMSYIAELAGSVPTAANAGYYAKIVAQKATVRRLIKTATEITQKAYTENDDVTTLLDDAERDIMNVSEQRNQSGFKSISDVLNASIEEIDRLYQNDDDITGLPTGFAELDKMTAGLQPDNLIILAARPAVGKTAFVLNIAQNVATKTDTTVAIFSLEMGAESLVNRMLCAEGSIDAGHLRTGQLNEEEWEHLVVAMGSLSKASIFIDDTPGIKMSEIRAKSRRLAKEQGNLGLIVVDYLQLIEGSNTESRQQEVSEISRQMKKLAKELGVPVIALSQLSRGVEQRQDKRPVLSDIRESGSIEQDADIVAFLYREDYYDREGGDDDDGGNFGGGGGDFNGGDPRDADASEDVGEVEVIIEKNRAGARGTVKLLFVKPFNKFSSVSYAQDPQA; via the coding sequence ATGAACAACGATGTGCTGGATCAAACCCCACCACAAAATATTGAAGCTGAAAAGGCGGTCTTGGGGGCCATTTTCTTAAATAGTGATGCCCTCGTGGAAGCGATGGAGTTTGTCGAAGCGCAAGATTTTTATCGACGTGCACATCAGATCATTTTTGCCAGCATGGTAACTTTGAATGACCGTGATGAAGCCATTGATGCGGTAACGGTTAGTGATCTGCTAACGGCCCAAAATCAATTGGATGACGTCGGTGGAATGAGCTACATTGCGGAGTTAGCCGGTTCGGTTCCGACTGCAGCTAATGCTGGGTATTATGCGAAAATCGTGGCCCAAAAAGCGACGGTGCGCCGGTTAATTAAGACGGCTACTGAGATCACCCAAAAAGCGTACACGGAAAATGACGACGTTACGACGTTATTGGATGACGCCGAACGTGACATTATGAATGTGTCTGAACAGCGTAATCAAAGTGGGTTTAAATCGATTTCGGACGTGTTAAATGCGTCGATTGAAGAAATTGATCGTTTGTATCAAAATGATGATGACATTACCGGTTTACCAACGGGGTTTGCCGAATTAGATAAGATGACGGCTGGATTACAGCCAGATAATCTGATAATTCTTGCGGCGCGGCCCGCGGTTGGGAAGACGGCTTTTGTATTGAATATTGCTCAAAATGTTGCTACGAAGACTGATACGACGGTTGCTATTTTTAGTTTGGAAATGGGAGCCGAATCGTTGGTTAACCGGATGCTATGTGCAGAGGGTAGTATTGATGCCGGGCATTTGCGGACGGGGCAGTTGAATGAGGAAGAGTGGGAGCATTTAGTGGTTGCCATGGGTAGCTTATCTAAGGCTAGTATCTTTATTGATGATACTCCTGGGATTAAGATGTCAGAGATTCGAGCGAAGAGCCGCCGGTTAGCGAAGGAACAAGGTAATCTTGGACTGATCGTTGTCGATTACCTACAATTGATCGAAGGCAGCAATACTGAAAGTCGACAACAGGAAGTTTCTGAAATTTCACGGCAAATGAAGAAATTGGCTAAGGAATTAGGCGTTCCGGTAATCGCATTATCGCAGCTTTCTCGTGGTGTTGAGCAACGACAAGACAAGCGACCAGTACTTTCTGATATTCGTGAATCGGGATCAATCGAACAAGATGCTGATATCGTAGCCTTCTTATACCGGGAAGATTATTATGACCGCGAAGGCGGCGACGATGATGATGGTGGTAATTTTGGCGGTGGCGGTGGTGACTTTAACGGTGGCGACCCACGGGATGCAGATGCTTCCGAGGATGTTGGTGAAGTTGAAGTGATTATCGAAAAGAACCGTGCTGGGGCGCGGGGAACTGTTAAGTTATTATTCGTTAAACCGTTTAATAAGTTCTCGTCGGTTTCATACGCGCAGGACCCCCAAGCATAG
- a CDS encoding MDR family MFS transporter, with protein MAQKQLIKTPWLIAGQFMNNIGMSFIWPLTTIYMHNVLGKSLTETGIVLMFNSVANVLASTIGGRVFDRGNPYHLLLMGITLNGLANFALIFFHGWPWYPLLLVVTGFASGWLNTMFNALAASVPRDKVRRTFTLMYLAANLGVVFGTMLVGIVYSMGMALLFSMTTGLFVIFLIIALFEYNVDSSNVTGVDPRQGQNIHLPRANFHIVWTFFVSLFIIWLLYEQWVSNLSVYMTNLGMPLRNYSFLWTINAGLLVLIQSILSLLGDRIKNLYYQFFFGMLFVGLSFLSLVIAHDYPHFIFAMVLLTIGEATWSPAMPTLVSQLSPVRAKGRYQGLVQAFCALGRSLGPLFGGVIIDNWSYKVLFLLAFVILLLVLAINVGVVHVNLRHAVDYMKTDIKTNVSRETK; from the coding sequence GTGGCACAAAAACAACTGATTAAAACGCCTTGGCTAATTGCTGGGCAATTTATGAATAACATCGGTATGAGCTTTATTTGGCCGTTGACGACGATTTACATGCACAATGTGTTGGGAAAGTCATTAACGGAAACTGGGATCGTCCTGATGTTTAATTCGGTAGCGAATGTTTTAGCTAGTACCATCGGTGGTCGCGTGTTCGATCGTGGTAACCCTTATCATTTATTACTAATGGGGATTACCTTAAATGGTTTAGCGAACTTTGCCCTGATTTTTTTCCATGGCTGGCCGTGGTATCCATTATTATTAGTAGTAACGGGTTTTGCTAGTGGCTGGCTGAATACGATGTTCAATGCGTTAGCAGCCAGTGTTCCCCGCGATAAAGTACGGCGAACATTTACATTGATGTATCTAGCTGCTAATCTAGGCGTTGTCTTTGGGACCATGCTAGTGGGGATTGTTTACAGCATGGGAATGGCATTGTTGTTTTCAATGACAACTGGACTCTTCGTGATTTTCTTGATTATTGCATTGTTCGAATATAATGTTGATTCATCAAATGTCACGGGTGTTGATCCTCGGCAGGGCCAGAATATTCACTTGCCACGAGCAAATTTTCATATTGTGTGGACGTTCTTTGTCAGCCTGTTTATTATTTGGCTATTATATGAACAGTGGGTTAGCAATTTATCCGTCTATATGACCAATCTCGGCATGCCGTTGCGTAATTATAGCTTTTTATGGACAATTAATGCCGGCTTATTAGTACTCATTCAAAGTATTTTGAGCTTACTTGGTGATCGGATTAAGAACTTATATTATCAATTCTTCTTTGGCATGTTATTTGTTGGTCTCTCTTTCTTATCACTGGTCATCGCTCATGATTATCCGCACTTTATCTTCGCAATGGTATTACTGACAATTGGTGAAGCAACGTGGTCACCAGCGATGCCAACACTAGTAAGCCAGCTGTCGCCCGTTAGAGCTAAGGGACGTTACCAAGGGTTGGTTCAAGCATTCTGTGCACTGGGGCGTTCATTGGGGCCTTTATTTGGCGGGGTAATCATTGATAACTGGTCTTATAAAGTGCTATTCCTACTAGCCTTTGTTATTTTATTGTTGGTTTTGGCTATTAATGTCGGGGTTGTGCACGTAAACTTACGGCACGCGGTTGATTATATGAAAACAGATATTAAAACGAATGTTTCACGTGAAACAAAATAA
- the proB gene encoding glutamate 5-kinase gives MKVMRKLKAKRVVIKVGTSTLVYPDGSINLRAIDQLAFVISAMRHRGREVVLVSSGAIGVGLNYMGLKQRPKAIPEQQAIAAIGQTELISIYKERFAIYEQKIGQLLLTRDIFVYPKSHHNVLNTFEALLKQNVVPIVNENDTVAVDELDHETKFGDNDQLSAIVATNIGADLLIMLSDIDGFYDGNPNADAQAQLLAHVGKVDQRTYELAGGSGSRFGTGGMVTKLKAAERMIDAHGQMILANGADPTIIFQILAGEPVGTLFG, from the coding sequence GTGAAAGTGATGCGAAAACTAAAGGCCAAACGAGTTGTAATCAAGGTTGGCACGAGTACACTAGTTTATCCAGACGGATCAATTAACTTACGGGCAATTGACCAGTTAGCCTTTGTCATTAGTGCGATGCGGCATCGTGGTCGTGAAGTTGTCTTAGTCTCCTCTGGTGCGATCGGGGTAGGCTTAAATTATATGGGGTTAAAGCAACGTCCGAAAGCCATTCCTGAGCAACAGGCGATTGCAGCGATTGGTCAAACTGAATTGATTTCGATTTATAAAGAACGGTTTGCGATTTATGAACAGAAGATTGGGCAGTTATTGTTAACGCGTGATATCTTTGTCTACCCTAAGAGTCACCATAACGTTTTGAATACGTTTGAAGCTTTATTGAAGCAAAATGTGGTGCCAATTGTTAATGAAAATGATACAGTGGCGGTTGATGAATTGGATCATGAAACCAAATTTGGAGATAATGACCAGTTATCAGCCATTGTTGCAACTAATATCGGTGCCGACTTGCTGATTATGTTATCAGATATTGATGGCTTTTACGATGGTAATCCTAATGCCGATGCGCAAGCTCAATTATTGGCACATGTTGGTAAGGTTGATCAGCGCACCTATGAATTAGCTGGTGGCAGTGGGAGTCGTTTTGGAACCGGTGGTATGGTCACTAAGTTGAAAGCTGCCGAACGAATGATTGATGCCCATGGACAGATGATCTTGGCCAATGGTGCTGATCCCACGATTATTTTCCAGATTTTAGCAGGCGAACCAGTTGGGACGTTATTTGGTTAA
- a CDS encoding peptide ABC transporter substrate-binding protein — translation MKIKIWVSGISIALLGLGLAGCGSQTKSKQKTLNVTATQAIATADPDKADDIVSQAAIAQFMEGLYTTNQQGKIIPAIAKKVVKPTNGGKTYTFELRHNAKWANGRKVTAADFVYSLQRQVDPKTKSQEVGHVAEIKNATAITAGKKAVKTLGVKALGKYKLKITLAQRVPYFNYRLATEIYPLNKQFTTRYGNKYGTTANKTLSNGPYVLKGWNGTNDTWKYVKNPYYYGHKQVHIKQVKVQTVKNNSTAENLFESNAVQVTQITGTQVASAQQGSLKNQLKITKLNQLYFMLWNQKRSALKNADLRRAVSYSLNRQSLVKNVLKDGSTAATSLVPTGNTTNPTTGKDFNTDTGNLYPYSPAKAKQYWKKAQASLGTQKRTLQLLTNDNDINKSVAEYIQAAIEKNLNGVTVNVKSVPLTNEISTLSKGNFDFATLSWSSDFQDPVDFLNKASLTNSVNFGKFHNAQYEKLIATITAGNQTTKARYQTMQQAAQLVAKEQGVTPIYQTAAAHLISKQVGGVHFTLLRDTLYRYAYWK, via the coding sequence ATGAAAATCAAAATATGGGTCAGTGGTATTAGTATTGCGTTATTAGGTTTAGGATTGGCGGGGTGCGGTAGTCAAACGAAAAGCAAGCAGAAAACGTTGAACGTAACGGCTACGCAGGCGATTGCGACGGCTGATCCTGATAAGGCTGATGATATTGTCAGTCAAGCAGCGATTGCACAATTCATGGAAGGCTTGTACACGACTAATCAGCAGGGAAAGATTATCCCAGCAATTGCTAAAAAGGTGGTTAAGCCAACGAATGGTGGTAAAACGTACACGTTTGAATTGCGACACAATGCCAAGTGGGCCAATGGTCGTAAAGTGACGGCCGCAGATTTTGTCTATTCATTACAGCGACAAGTCGATCCTAAGACTAAGTCGCAAGAAGTGGGCCACGTCGCAGAAATTAAAAATGCAACGGCGATTACAGCCGGAAAAAAAGCGGTCAAAACTTTAGGCGTCAAGGCGCTTGGTAAGTATAAGTTAAAAATCACCTTGGCACAGCGGGTGCCATACTTTAATTATCGACTGGCAACAGAAATTTATCCGCTGAATAAACAGTTTACGACGAGGTATGGTAACAAGTATGGCACCACTGCGAATAAGACCTTGTCGAATGGTCCGTACGTTCTAAAAGGGTGGAACGGGACAAATGATACCTGGAAGTATGTGAAGAATCCATACTATTATGGTCATAAGCAAGTGCATATCAAGCAAGTTAAGGTGCAGACTGTTAAGAATAACAGTACCGCCGAGAACCTGTTTGAAAGTAATGCGGTTCAAGTGACCCAAATTACCGGAACGCAGGTCGCTAGTGCGCAACAGGGGAGCCTAAAAAATCAATTAAAAATAACAAAGCTGAATCAACTTTACTTCATGTTATGGAACCAGAAACGGTCGGCTCTCAAGAATGCTGACTTGCGGCGAGCGGTCAGCTATTCACTCAATCGACAATCCTTGGTCAAGAACGTGTTGAAAGATGGTTCAACTGCGGCGACATCTTTAGTCCCAACTGGTAATACGACTAATCCAACGACTGGCAAAGACTTTAATACGGATACAGGTAACTTGTATCCGTATAGCCCTGCTAAGGCCAAACAGTATTGGAAAAAAGCCCAGGCTAGTTTAGGAACGCAAAAGCGGACGTTGCAGTTATTGACCAATGATAATGATATTAATAAGTCAGTGGCTGAATATATTCAGGCAGCGATTGAGAAGAATCTTAACGGGGTAACTGTAAACGTTAAATCAGTGCCGTTAACGAATGAGATTTCAACGTTAAGTAAAGGTAATTTTGACTTTGCCACCTTATCATGGTCAAGTGACTTCCAAGATCCAGTTGATTTTCTAAATAAGGCGTCCTTAACTAATTCCGTCAACTTTGGGAAATTTCATAATGCTCAGTATGAAAAGTTGATTGCAACGATTACAGCAGGAAATCAGACGACTAAAGCGCGGTATCAAACGATGCAACAAGCAGCACAACTAGTTGCTAAAGAACAAGGAGTGACACCAATTTATCAAACGGCAGCAGCGCATTTGATCAGCAAACAAGTTGGCGGTGTCCACTTCACGCTGCTGCGGGATACGTTGTATCGTTACGCCTATTGGAAATAA
- the rplI gene encoding 50S ribosomal protein L9, translating into MQVIFLNDVRGKGKRGQIKNVPDGYAQNFLIKKGLAKEATKAAINTLKAEQKSEAARAAEELAEAKQVKTALEADETVVELQAKAGTDGRLFGSIPSKQIATALADQYQVKLDKRKIELPEPIRVLGYTNVPVKLHPEVTAKIRVHVVEK; encoded by the coding sequence ATGCAAGTTATTTTTTTGAATGATGTTCGTGGTAAGGGAAAACGTGGTCAAATTAAAAACGTTCCTGATGGTTACGCACAAAACTTTTTAATTAAAAAAGGGTTAGCCAAAGAAGCAACTAAAGCAGCAATCAATACGTTGAAAGCTGAACAAAAGTCAGAAGCTGCCCGTGCTGCTGAAGAATTAGCTGAAGCTAAGCAAGTTAAAACGGCCCTTGAAGCTGATGAAACAGTGGTTGAACTCCAGGCTAAGGCGGGAACTGATGGCCGGTTATTTGGTTCAATTCCTAGTAAACAAATTGCGACGGCACTAGCTGACCAGTATCAAGTTAAGTTAGATAAACGTAAAATCGAATTGCCAGAGCCAATTCGGGTATTAGGCTACACAAACGTGCCCGTTAAGTTACACCCAGAAGTAACGGCGAAAATTCGCGTACACGTTGTCGAAAAGTAA